A window of Sulfurimonas gotlandica GD1 contains these coding sequences:
- a CDS encoding CHASE2 domain-containing protein, which produces MRTLKKRIVFLYLLLGIFIIVNHYAAYKSDITKSFDYIVYDITTNLLKKHDYKDRESNVVVVDIDEKSLNTLGQWPWPRIVVAKLIDKINNMNPSTIAIDIIFPEKDRTSPIEISTFYKSFFNIDTSLSEIPTKLQDNDIILSDILKKSKSVMSVYLSKNNISNNKCENIHSLDADVNQLELENSQHLLCNTSKLKTTSEYYGFINTTIDSDGILRRMPLLRNYNETIIPALSLATLLNIDADFKRVDDNNFELLSHKIKTDKHTNVLLNFYDSIWYKKISALAVLNDNLPKDMLTGKIILIGSSAAALHDQVVVTGGDKTVGVKVHVTAIDNILHDELLVQPIYFQQINSFISLLINILLFYLLVTKHNNLILFLFVITLVSSVVVTMVNFNHGVYISIGYLLAPFLIHFFVISVLYIIIDTYERRIFSEELNRSHVALLDSMVHVAEVHDIETGAHIIRTKKYIKLLAEHLYSKGIYTKLLSPNSIEMMYRTAPLHDLGKVGIADSILKKKGKLTSSEYEVMKTHSRLGGQIINNAILSYKENDFFVMAKNIAQYHHEKWDGSGYPEGLKGSNIPIEARLMAIADVYDALVSRRVYKEPFAYTKTIEIIIDGRGKHFDPVLVDAFLEIQGRFRDIAETYSDNS; this is translated from the coding sequence ATTCGTACATTAAAAAAAAGAATCGTTTTTTTATACCTTCTCTTAGGTATATTTATAATTGTCAATCACTATGCCGCTTATAAGAGTGATATAACGAAAAGTTTTGACTACATAGTTTATGATATAACTACAAACTTGCTAAAGAAGCATGACTATAAAGATAGAGAGTCTAATGTAGTAGTTGTTGATATAGATGAAAAAAGCTTAAATACACTGGGTCAATGGCCATGGCCTAGAATCGTTGTAGCCAAACTCATAGATAAAATAAATAATATGAATCCCAGTACAATAGCTATTGATATTATCTTTCCGGAAAAAGACAGAACATCACCAATAGAGATATCAACTTTTTATAAGAGCTTCTTTAATATAGACACATCACTTAGTGAAATACCAACAAAACTTCAAGATAACGACATCATACTCTCAGATATTTTGAAAAAGAGTAAAAGCGTAATGAGTGTTTATCTAAGTAAAAATAACATATCAAACAATAAGTGCGAAAACATACACTCTCTAGATGCCGATGTAAATCAATTGGAGCTAGAGAACTCTCAACATCTTTTATGTAATACGTCAAAACTAAAAACTACTTCTGAGTACTACGGGTTTATAAATACTACTATTGACTCTGATGGAATACTGCGCAGAATGCCGCTTCTTAGAAACTATAATGAGACTATAATCCCTGCTCTGTCTCTAGCAACACTACTAAATATAGATGCTGATTTTAAAAGAGTTGATGATAATAACTTTGAACTATTAAGTCATAAGATTAAAACAGATAAACATACAAATGTACTGCTAAATTTTTATGATAGTATTTGGTATAAAAAAATATCTGCTCTTGCTGTATTGAATGACAATTTACCAAAAGATATGTTAACCGGAAAAATTATTCTTATCGGTTCTTCAGCAGCTGCACTTCATGACCAAGTTGTAGTAACCGGCGGAGATAAAACAGTTGGTGTCAAGGTACATGTTACAGCTATTGATAACATTTTACATGATGAGCTTTTAGTACAACCTATATACTTTCAGCAGATCAACTCCTTTATCTCTCTTTTGATAAATATTTTACTATTTTATCTACTTGTTACAAAGCATAATAACCTGATTTTATTTCTGTTTGTAATTACATTAGTTTCTTCAGTAGTCGTAACAATGGTAAATTTTAATCATGGTGTTTATATATCTATTGGTTATCTACTGGCACCTTTTCTTATTCACTTTTTTGTAATCAGTGTTTTATATATAATTATTGACACTTATGAGCGACGCATATTCAGTGAAGAGTTAAATCGCTCTCATGTAGCTCTACTAGATAGTATGGTTCATGTGGCTGAAGTTCATGATATTGAAACTGGAGCACATATCATTAGAACTAAAAAATATATAAAACTTTTAGCTGAGCATCTATATTCAAAAGGTATATACACTAAATTACTCTCACCAAATTCCATTGAGATGATGTATAGAACAGCTCCTTTGCATGATTTAGGCAAGGTTGGAATTGCAGATTCTATACTGAAAAAGAAAGGTAAATTGACTTCATCAGAATATGAAGTTATGAAAACACACTCAAGACTTGGTGGGCAGATCATAAACAATGCTATACTAAGCTACAAAGAAAATGACTTTTTTGTTATGGCTAAGAATATTGCACAGTATCATCATGAAAAATGGGATGGCAGTGGTTATCCAGAGGGTCTTAAAGGAAGTAATATCCCAATAGAAGCCCGTTTAATGGCTATAGCAGATGTATATGATGCTCTAGTCAGCAGACGTGTATATAAAGAGCCTTTTGCTTATACAAAAACTATTGAGATTATTATAGATGGAAGAGGAAAACATTTTGATCCTGTTCTTGTAGATGCGTTTCTTGAAATACAGGGACGATTTAGAGATATTGCTGAAACATATTCAGACAATAGTTAA
- a CDS encoding OmpA family protein produces MKYIILTFSTILLLTLNASETQIKVQDEFYLIQPIAVEEAPPIVIIPDIDGDGVLSNIDKCQNTPKGVKVGADGCKIKSFIVLLKGQKENSSIVVATGAGNVVVDKPNQFVSITSKDDTPTEPKDMSKDDLNALFSDVISEIPEKQLSYTLYFNGIKLTDESKISLQTMIDEVSQRDKPYMQIIGHTDTAGPSEKNKILGLKRAKAVYEMIKNSDISYSKIDVDSYSESNLAIKTEDETVEQLNRRVEIFVH; encoded by the coding sequence ATGAAATATATAATACTTACATTCTCAACAATTCTGCTCCTCACACTCAACGCCTCAGAAACACAGATAAAGGTACAAGACGAATTTTATCTCATACAGCCGATAGCCGTAGAAGAAGCACCGCCGATAGTCATCATACCTGATATTGATGGTGATGGCGTTCTCTCTAATATTGACAAGTGTCAAAACACACCAAAAGGGGTCAAGGTCGGAGCTGATGGCTGTAAAATAAAAAGCTTTATTGTATTACTTAAAGGCCAAAAAGAAAACTCATCTATTGTAGTTGCGACTGGGGCTGGTAATGTAGTTGTTGACAAACCAAATCAGTTTGTATCTATAACTTCAAAGGATGATACACCAACAGAGCCAAAAGATATGAGTAAAGATGATTTAAACGCACTTTTTTCAGATGTAATATCTGAAATACCAGAGAAACAACTATCATACACACTCTACTTCAATGGGATTAAACTCACAGATGAATCAAAAATCTCTCTACAAACTATGATAGATGAAGTTTCACAAAGAGATAAGCCATATATGCAGATCATAGGACATACTGACACAGCCGGTCCTTCAGAAAAAAACAAAATACTAGGTCTAAAAAGAGCAAAAGCAGTTTATGAAATGATAAAAAACTCTGATATATCTTACTCAAAAATAGACGTAGACTCTTATTCTGAATCCAATTTAGCTATTAAAACAGAAGATGAAACTGTTGAGCAACTAAATAGGAGAGTAGAAATATTCGTACATTAA
- a CDS encoding PAS domain-containing protein: MQELVLKSDDFLVSQTDDKGIILFANDDFCKIAGYTIDELVGKPHNIVRHRDMPKAAFKDLWDTVKSGKVWDGYVKNKTKDGGYYWVYATVYPMKDTITNQTRYMSCRRKPSKQEIEAAETLYKTLR; encoded by the coding sequence ATGCAAGAACTTGTATTAAAGAGTGATGATTTTCTGGTTTCGCAAACGGATGACAAGGGTATTATATTGTTTGCAAATGATGACTTTTGTAAGATAGCAGGATATACGATTGATGAGTTAGTTGGAAAGCCTCATAATATTGTAAGACACAGAGATATGCCAAAAGCTGCTTTTAAAGATCTGTGGGACACTGTAAAGAGTGGAAAAGTATGGGACGGTTATGTTAAAAATAAGACTAAAGACGGTGGTTATTACTGGGTTTATGCAACTGTTTATCCTATGAAAGACACCATTACTAACCAAACTCGCTATATGTCATGCAGAAGAAAACCTTCAAAACAAGAAATTGAAGCGGCTGAAACGCTATACAAAACATTAAGATAG
- a CDS encoding methyl-accepting chemotaxis protein, producing MNNLQKTIVVSTAFVILIASLFLTSSSVIQSVLAVVVFAIVVGVNSINSSGNTGDLNKKRLDLIEMMEFKRNKVDIDLNTTNEAEINFNKIVTSYQEATLDDTRVAGEMVLLADKVSKGHFSCRVNADSKTPYVHVLRNSMNNMLTSSEKTLDNAIRTLQSYADGNFTSRSEVKVEAKMADLLKNINHLGQSLQNMEQENKDTQSHILESSSKLNKTISEITDTTIIELKDMIHTTVKRIHSVSEKENEMVHNLQNLVANANETKEILSTIGDIAEQTNLLALNAAIEAARAGEHGRGFAVVADEVRKLAERTQKSLAETSATTNVLIQSISDSSDALNINANEVNNISDEVSLISDKMDDIISILQKLTHK from the coding sequence ATGAATAATTTACAAAAAACAATAGTAGTTTCAACAGCCTTCGTAATTTTAATAGCTTCTTTGTTCTTAACTAGCTCAAGTGTCATCCAATCAGTTTTAGCAGTAGTTGTATTCGCAATTGTAGTAGGAGTAAACTCTATCAATAGTTCAGGAAATACCGGTGATTTAAACAAAAAAAGATTAGATCTTATTGAGATGATGGAGTTTAAAAGAAATAAAGTTGATATTGATCTTAACACAACAAATGAAGCAGAAATAAATTTTAATAAAATAGTGACTAGTTATCAAGAAGCAACATTGGACGATACCCGTGTTGCAGGCGAGATGGTACTTTTAGCAGATAAAGTCTCAAAAGGTCACTTTTCATGTAGAGTTAACGCAGACTCTAAAACACCATATGTTCACGTTCTTAGAAACAGTATGAACAATATGTTGACATCTTCTGAAAAAACTCTAGACAATGCTATAAGAACTTTACAGAGTTATGCTGATGGAAACTTCACTTCAAGAAGTGAAGTTAAAGTTGAAGCAAAAATGGCTGATTTATTAAAAAATATTAATCATTTAGGTCAATCTTTGCAAAATATGGAGCAGGAAAACAAAGATACACAAAGCCATATTTTAGAATCATCAAGTAAACTAAATAAGACAATCAGCGAAATAACTGATACTACTATTATAGAGCTAAAAGATATGATTCATACTACTGTTAAACGTATACATAGTGTATCTGAAAAAGAAAATGAGATGGTTCATAACCTCCAAAATTTGGTTGCTAATGCAAATGAAACCAAAGAAATTTTATCTACTATTGGTGATATTGCTGAACAGACTAACTTATTAGCACTAAATGCTGCAATAGAAGCGGCTCGTGCGGGTGAACATGGTCGTGGTTTTGCCGTAGTTGCTGATGAAGTAAGAAAACTTGCAGAGCGTACTCAAAAATCTTTAGCCGAGACATCAGCAACTACGAACGTACTTATTCAGTCTATTTCAGATAGTTCAGATGCACTTAATATAAATGCGAATGAAGTAAACAATATCTCAGATGAAGTAAGTCTTATCAGTGATAAGATGGATGATATCATAAGTATTTTACAAAAGCTTACTCACAAGTAA
- a CDS encoding ankyrin repeat domain-containing protein, with product MKKLVNGFYKERSLLVICSLFIATTIFFSISFDAYLLNYENTLLALLLLNTYFAIRLAIEVRNSKNSYLQAFIPFMMGFVAIVYVIYELSNITLTLDLTKLSVVILLIIGEVVASALSINAEYTVYRRSNEESSRNYLPKIPFAVESAFKYIPISLGILFITTLVCIFIIADPIKSFWYIIIFLPISIHLLALGDYFIFVDKQRIASTLKELDEQDKNHLLATIGMKLANKKSTSCRKTTTEQYQTVKHFLENGMDPNEIFENRYTLLLPSSCCGDYKLVRMLLDYGANINFQSKVGSTALILASKHNSKELVQLLIENGADVNIKDPQGKTALDYAKEGHFEEVVKILTCE from the coding sequence TTGAAAAAACTTGTAAACGGATTTTATAAAGAGAGAAGTCTGCTAGTAATCTGTAGTCTATTTATAGCTACTACTATTTTCTTTAGTATCAGTTTTGATGCTTATCTTCTTAATTATGAAAATACCCTGCTTGCTTTACTTCTTTTAAACACTTACTTTGCAATCCGACTTGCCATAGAAGTGCGTAATTCTAAAAACTCTTATCTGCAGGCATTTATTCCATTTATGATGGGATTTGTTGCTATAGTCTACGTTATTTATGAACTCTCAAACATCACACTGACTTTGGATTTAACTAAACTCTCTGTAGTAATTCTACTTATTATCGGTGAGGTAGTAGCATCTGCACTCTCTATAAATGCAGAGTATACAGTCTATAGACGTTCAAATGAAGAATCATCAAGAAACTATCTACCAAAAATCCCATTTGCTGTTGAGTCTGCTTTTAAATACATCCCCATAAGTTTAGGCATACTATTTATTACAACATTAGTCTGTATATTTATCATAGCTGATCCTATTAAATCTTTTTGGTATATCATCATATTTCTGCCTATTAGCATTCATCTATTAGCTCTTGGAGATTACTTTATATTTGTAGATAAACAAAGGATAGCATCTACGCTAAAAGAACTTGATGAACAAGACAAAAATCATCTACTAGCTACTATAGGTATGAAACTCGCCAACAAAAAGTCCACCTCTTGCAGGAAAACAACAACTGAGCAATACCAGACTGTTAAGCACTTTTTAGAAAATGGAATGGATCCAAATGAAATATTTGAAAATCGTTACACCCTACTTCTTCCAAGTAGCTGTTGTGGGGACTATAAGCTTGTTAGAATGCTTCTAGATTATGGTGCAAATATCAATTTTCAAAGTAAGGTAGGTTCTACTGCACTCATATTAGCTTCTAAACATAATTCTAAAGAACTGGTACAACTGTTGATTGAAAATGGTGCGGATGTAAATATAAAAGACCCTCAAGGTAAAACTGCATTAGACTATGCAAAAGAGGGTCATTTTGAAGAGGTTGTAAAGATTCTTACTTGTGAGTAA
- a CDS encoding TIGR03545 family protein, which yields MFNFIRKLFKALNSSGKSWQLSGAIVLAMFAGFLPTSSLILLDILFLALIFNVNFGLFLLFTVIFSGVGYLFDPLFESIGYSVLTNDSLNGFFTTLYNSALFRWSSFNYTLVTGSLIVSSVLAVPMLLVLNRVITLYRDQIGAKLNEWKVTRWMKLFNEEAKTNSLFRWWGVGVFGGLAAAIIVIFVFMFDPLARVAIEKSLAYSLQTHVDVKDFSSSFSDLRMKISGIQIADKDKLTHNLVQVADVEFDLGFSALIEKKAMIEKLNVNALAFNEKRATEAKAYDDSYVPQTQASKTADAGEKSASSESSPFALPNVDDILAKEELKSVKEAQKLKVDIEKTKEKWMKISSELKSKNEVDEIKTDAEKLQKSLQGGDITKLASAKDDIDKLKSKINSLKGKYASLQKDFNADQERLKKQIYALKNLPQQDIDRLKKKYSLSAGGGANLIGTLMSNEIGEYMKMGLKYYEMLAPYISNDAKKEEVQDVPPPRGQGRWIKYANLSKIPDLVVKNSNINIKLKGDVLDVNIKDLSSNQKLYGKPMKLHADAKGTQYKQIVADVVDDRRSDKANTSFDITATGFKTAALDMQALSMNDIVTNATLKGAVEDANVKAISKVNVTKVKLQMPSQKLVNELLSGISKFNVDISVEGKLEQPVITVQSDLDKQLSSGMSAMVSKATKGFEKDLKAGILAKAGGSSEGLSSNLGDTSSLLNSKQDALGGINTSFSPSSGGTDFMKKLF from the coding sequence ATGTTTAATTTTATTCGAAAGCTTTTTAAGGCACTTAACTCTTCAGGTAAGTCATGGCAATTATCAGGAGCTATTGTTCTTGCAATGTTTGCAGGTTTTTTACCTACAAGTTCACTCATATTATTAGATATACTTTTTTTAGCACTTATATTTAATGTAAACTTTGGACTCTTTCTTCTCTTTACTGTTATATTTAGCGGAGTTGGTTATCTTTTTGACCCACTCTTTGAGTCTATAGGTTACTCAGTTTTAACTAATGATAGTCTAAATGGATTTTTCACAACTCTATATAATTCTGCACTCTTTAGATGGAGTTCGTTTAACTACACTCTTGTAACAGGTTCACTTATAGTATCTTCTGTTCTTGCAGTTCCGATGCTGCTTGTTTTAAATAGAGTTATTACTCTTTATAGAGATCAGATAGGAGCTAAGTTAAACGAGTGGAAAGTTACTCGTTGGATGAAACTTTTTAATGAAGAAGCAAAAACAAACTCACTGTTTCGTTGGTGGGGAGTAGGTGTATTTGGTGGTTTGGCTGCAGCAATCATCGTAATCTTTGTTTTTATGTTTGACCCACTGGCTCGTGTTGCTATAGAAAAATCACTTGCATACTCTCTGCAAACTCATGTAGATGTAAAAGATTTCAGTTCTAGTTTTTCAGACTTGCGTATGAAAATATCCGGAATCCAGATAGCAGACAAAGACAAACTAACTCATAACCTTGTTCAAGTAGCAGATGTTGAGTTTGACCTTGGTTTTTCTGCTCTTATCGAGAAAAAAGCGATGATAGAAAAGCTAAATGTAAATGCTTTGGCATTTAACGAAAAAAGAGCAACTGAGGCAAAGGCTTATGATGACTCTTATGTCCCACAAACTCAAGCTTCTAAAACAGCAGATGCAGGTGAAAAATCAGCATCTAGTGAGAGTAGTCCCTTCGCTCTACCAAACGTAGATGATATCTTGGCAAAAGAGGAACTAAAGTCAGTAAAAGAAGCTCAGAAACTAAAAGTAGATATAGAAAAGACTAAAGAGAAGTGGATGAAAATATCTTCTGAACTAAAGAGTAAAAATGAAGTAGATGAGATAAAAACAGATGCAGAAAAACTTCAAAAAAGCCTCCAAGGCGGAGATATAACAAAGCTGGCATCTGCTAAAGATGATATAGATAAATTAAAGTCTAAAATCAACTCTCTAAAAGGTAAGTATGCATCATTACAAAAAGATTTCAATGCAGATCAAGAACGTCTTAAAAAGCAGATATATGCTCTAAAAAACCTTCCTCAACAAGATATAGACCGTCTTAAAAAGAAGTACTCTCTAAGTGCTGGAGGTGGGGCTAACCTCATTGGAACACTAATGAGTAATGAGATAGGTGAGTATATGAAAATGGGGCTAAAATACTATGAGATGCTAGCTCCATACATTAGTAACGATGCTAAAAAAGAAGAAGTTCAAGATGTACCTCCTCCTCGCGGTCAGGGAAGATGGATAAAGTATGCGAACCTCTCAAAGATTCCAGACCTAGTGGTTAAAAACTCAAACATCAACATAAAACTAAAAGGCGATGTTTTAGATGTGAACATAAAAGATTTATCTAGCAACCAAAAACTCTACGGTAAACCTATGAAACTTCATGCAGATGCTAAAGGGACACAGTACAAGCAGATAGTAGCAGATGTAGTTGATGACAGACGTAGTGACAAAGCAAACACAAGCTTTGATATAACGGCTACAGGCTTCAAAACAGCAGCTCTGGATATGCAGGCACTAAGTATGAATGACATAGTTACAAACGCTACTCTAAAAGGTGCAGTCGAAGATGCAAATGTAAAAGCAATAAGTAAAGTAAATGTAACGAAGGTGAAGCTGCAGATGCCATCACAAAAACTGGTAAATGAACTTCTATCTGGCATCTCGAAGTTTAATGTAGACATATCTGTTGAGGGAAAACTTGAACAACCTGTGATTACAGTACAAAGTGATTTGGACAAACAGCTCTCTAGTGGTATGAGTGCAATGGTATCAAAAGCGACTAAAGGTTTTGAGAAAGATCTCAAAGCCGGTATTTTAGCAAAAGCAGGAGGTTCCAGTGAGGGTCTCTCGTCAAATCTGGGGGACACAAGTTCACTGCTTAACTCAAAACAAGATGCATTAGGTGGAATCAATACAAGTTTTTCTCCATCATCCGGCGGTACTGACTTTATGAAGAAGTTGTTTTAA
- a CDS encoding OmpA family protein: MKQFFITTLFITLVFFSGCSSKVDIILLPQADGSVGKLIVTDNGKEVILDKAWQKVEISNLDKKEILSKESVQNEYKTLLDEMPKEAKNYRLYFKFDSSDMTSESIATIEKIIKDIEANNILQIDVIGYTDRAGKAAYNKVLSMKRAKNVIKVLTDNGVNSKIISLDYYGEANPIIETDDGVAKKRNRRVEITLK; the protein is encoded by the coding sequence ATGAAACAGTTTTTTATAACTACCCTCTTTATCACTTTAGTGTTTTTCAGTGGATGCAGTAGCAAAGTAGATATCATTTTGCTACCTCAAGCTGATGGCAGTGTTGGTAAACTGATAGTGACCGATAATGGTAAAGAAGTTATCTTAGATAAAGCGTGGCAAAAAGTAGAAATCAGTAATCTTGATAAAAAAGAAATTTTATCTAAAGAATCTGTCCAAAATGAGTATAAAACTCTGCTTGATGAAATGCCAAAAGAAGCTAAGAACTACCGTCTATATTTTAAATTTGATTCTTCTGATATGACAAGTGAATCAATAGCTACAATAGAAAAAATAATTAAAGATATAGAAGCAAATAACATCTTACAGATTGATGTTATCGGTTATACCGACAGAGCAGGAAAAGCAGCTTATAACAAAGTGCTTTCTATGAAGCGTGCGAAAAATGTTATAAAGGTTTTAACAGATAATGGTGTGAACAGTAAAATCATTTCATTAGACTACTATGGCGAAGCAAATCCAATAATTGAAACAGATGATGGTGTTGCTAAAAAAAGAAATAGAAGAGTGGAAATTACACTAAAATAA
- a CDS encoding FecR family protein: protein MKILYFIILLGVFSLTLADEAALVKKVKGSVSIEREGKELSVKVGTKLFEKDTIITESKSSVSLIFKDNTRISVGPNSKLLLEQYLFNPDENQEAFVSNLSRGSIACVTGLISKINPKAFKVKVKTATMGIRGTHFIVKVD, encoded by the coding sequence ATGAAGATTTTATACTTTATAATTTTATTAGGTGTTTTCTCTCTTACTTTAGCAGATGAAGCTGCTTTAGTAAAAAAAGTTAAAGGAAGTGTCAGCATAGAAAGAGAAGGTAAAGAGCTTTCTGTAAAAGTTGGGACTAAACTCTTTGAAAAAGATACCATTATCACAGAATCAAAAAGTTCTGTAAGCCTTATTTTTAAAGACAACACACGCATATCTGTTGGACCAAACAGTAAATTGTTACTTGAGCAGTACCTCTTTAACCCAGATGAAAATCAAGAAGCTTTTGTTAGTAATTTATCAAGAGGCAGTATTGCATGTGTAACGGGACTTATATCTAAGATTAATCCTAAAGCATTTAAAGTCAAAGTAAAAACAGCAACCATGGGAATACGTGGAACGCATTTTATTGTTAAGGTTGATTAA
- a CDS encoding pentapeptide repeat-containing protein, translated as MAVVRIVDGLDCFAEDFKGISLHGSKIEKAEFESCTFVSCDFSETFFSSCRFIECRFENCNLSLMKLTDTKMSDVTFVSCKMIGVDWTMCNWKSLLSAEPLRFIESILNDSNFCGLEIEGLVMKECRAKEVDFRQSSLKKADFTGSDFKGALFENTHLEYANFTDAQNTYIDIRKNHLKKAIFSRYEALFLLEIMEITLV; from the coding sequence ATGGCGGTAGTAAGGATTGTTGATGGTTTAGATTGTTTTGCAGAGGATTTTAAAGGTATCTCTCTTCATGGCTCAAAGATTGAAAAGGCAGAGTTTGAATCATGCACGTTTGTCTCTTGCGACTTTAGTGAAACTTTCTTTTCCTCGTGTAGATTTATCGAGTGCCGCTTTGAAAACTGTAATCTAAGTCTCATGAAACTAACAGATACTAAAATGAGCGATGTTACTTTTGTATCTTGTAAGATGATCGGGGTTGACTGGACGATGTGTAACTGGAAAAGTTTGCTTAGTGCCGAGCCTTTGCGATTTATAGAGTCCATTTTAAATGATAGTAACTTTTGTGGTTTGGAAATAGAGGGTCTGGTCATGAAAGAGTGCCGCGCGAAAGAAGTCGATTTTCGACAATCTTCACTAAAAAAAGCTGATTTTACGGGTAGTGATTTTAAGGGAGCACTGTTTGAAAACACTCACTTGGAGTATGCTAACTTTACAGATGCACAAAATACCTACATAGACATACGCAAAAACCATCTAAAAAAAGCAATCTTCAGCCGATACGAGGCACTGTTTCTACTTGAAATAATGGAAATTACATTAGTGTAG
- a CDS encoding CHASE domain-containing protein, translated as MPQNKQIHEEHIRKEGFADFKIHPDGKRKIYTSIIYLEPFNERNIRAFGYDMYSEEVRARCYGKSNAKR; from the coding sequence CTGCCACAAAATAAACAGATACATGAAGAGCATATAAGAAAAGAAGGCTTCGCTGATTTCAAAATTCATCCGGATGGGAAAAGAAAAATATATACTTCCATAATATATTTAGAACCGTTTAATGAGCGCAATATAAGAGCTTTTGGTTATGACATGTACTCTGAGGAAGTACGCGCAAGATGCTATGGCAAAAGCAATGCAAAGCGGTGA